Proteins from one Syngnathus scovelli strain Florida chromosome 9, RoL_Ssco_1.2, whole genome shotgun sequence genomic window:
- the si:dkey-283b15.2 gene encoding neuronal pentraxin-1 → METIRKTLHAFVVVLLSLILLPASSASDLNDYQSAQPRFVCTPIPADTDPACFPTAGLGAGGAGHHQSAPPAGWWGASDEAKTTILHLRESLVSQKETILDQRETIRELTAKLALCEGFAGSAHDDQPGASLDQDYGDNRDENLVSHSLHSDGADGTEHHEEDVVKHVNSGDVVASPEQMERMLQALKERLGNLQKRNSSLTYSSSLRVLLQRKIDTLEEQLHPHDHQHLDDHDDHTANHTGHFDEHSDESHHMDGSQQSGHENNEADSHGQLPQEGHHSSSKLQNMLSQLQLTGSKRKNEAGGFQLSFPMRTSYMHARIKRTLPRDIFALTLCLRIKAGARPAMGTPFSYSAPGQPNEVVLIEWGDNTVELLIDDQVASLPVTLSDGRWHHLCVTWSTRDGRWEAYQDGDLRGSGEDLAPWHPVRAGGVFILGQEQDTLGGRFDSTQAFMGELADVQMWSSILSGADIQGLALCDSHLSGDVISWSDVDMELHGGVLRHPFEPCH, encoded by the exons GCGTCATCCGCTTCGGACTTGAATGACTACCAATCCGCACAACCACGTTTTGTGTGCACGCCCATTCCGGCGGACACCGACCCCGCATGCTTCCCCACAGCGGGCCTGGGCGCAGGGGGAGCGGGCCACCATCAAAGCGCGCCTCCTGCCGGCTGGTGGGGAGCGAGCGACGAGGCCAAGACCACCATCCTCCATCTCCGCGAGAGCCTCGTCAGCCAGAAGGAGACCATCCTGGACCAGAGGGAGACCATCAGGGAGCTGACAGCCAAGCTCGCTCTATGCGAGGGCTTCGCCGGTTCGGCTCACGACGACCAACCGGGCGCGTCCTTGGACCAGGACTACGGCGATAACCGGGACGAAAACCTCGTATCGCACTCTCTGCATTCTGATGGAGCTGACGGCACAGAGCATCACGAGGAGGACGTCGTTAAACATGTGAACTCGGGCGACGTCGTAGCTTCACCAGAGCAGATGGAGCGGATGCTGCAGGCACTCAAGGAGAGACTGGGAAACCTGCAG AAGAGGAACTCATCCCTGACCTACTCCAGCTCTCTGAGGGTGCTTCTGCAGAGGAAGATCGACACTCTGGAGGAGCAGCTGCACCCGCACGACCACCAACACCTCGACGACCACGATGACCATACCGCCAACCACACTGGACACTTTGACGAGCACAGCGATGAAAGCCATCACATGGACGGAAGCCAACAAAGCGGCCATGAGAATAACGAAGCAGACAGTCATGGTCAGCTCCCACAGGAAGGACACCACAGTAGCAGCAAATTGCAGAACATGCTCAGCCAGCTTCAACTGACAG GTTCCAAGAGGAAGAACGAGGCGGGCGGCTTCCAGCTGAGCTTCCCCATGCGCACCAgctacatgcacgcacgcatcaAGCGAACGCTGCCGCGCGACATCTTCGCACTCACTTTGTGTCTGCGGATTAAGGCCGGCGCCAGGCCCGCCATGGGGACACCGTTCTCCTATTCAGCGCCAGGCCAGCCCAATGAAGTGGTGCTGATCGAGTGGGGGGACAACACTGTGGAGCTGCTCATCGACGACCAG GTCGCGTCTCTGCCAGTGACGTTGAGTGACGGCAGGTGGCATCACCTGTGCGTGACGTGGTCCACGCGGGACGGGCGTTGGGAGGCCTATCAGGACGGTGACCTGCGGGGGTCCGGGGAGGATCTGGCCCCCTGGCATCCTGTCAGAGCAGGAGGCGTGTTTATCCTGGGACAGGAACAA GACACTCTAGGTGGCCGTTTCGACAGCACGCAGGCCTTCATGGGGGAGCTGGCCGACGTGCAGATGTGGTCCTCCATCCTGAGCGGGGCCGATATCCAGGGCCTGGCATTGTGCGATAGCCACTTGTCCGGTGATGTCATCTCGTGGTCTGACGTGGACATGGAGCTGCACGGGGGAGTGTTGAGGCACCCATTCGAACCCTGTCACTGA